In a single window of the Chondrocystis sp. NIES-4102 genome:
- a CDS encoding two component transcriptional regulator, winged helix family protein, with amino-acid sequence MEILIVEDEQEIAQLIEQTLTREGFVCRIANNGLTALDTFRQQQPDLIILDIMLPGLDGLEVCTRIRQQPYDKDPYILMLTARGEEIDRVIGLSTGADDYLVKPFSPRELTARVRALLRRSLRHGVAAENSQIYRTRHFTVDLDQHLATRQINAQPAQELDLTTLEFNLLATFISYPGRVWSRTQLIDKLWGNDFFGDDRVVDTHIRRLRKKIEPDTTNPTFIKTVVGVGYKFEDENI; translated from the coding sequence ATGGAGATTCTCATTGTTGAAGACGAGCAGGAAATTGCTCAACTTATAGAGCAAACATTAACTAGAGAAGGTTTTGTATGTCGCATTGCCAATAACGGACTAACCGCCCTAGATACCTTTAGACAACAACAACCAGATCTAATTATTTTAGATATAATGTTGCCTGGTTTAGACGGTTTAGAAGTTTGTACTCGCATTCGCCAACAACCCTATGATAAAGACCCTTATATATTAATGCTTACTGCTAGGGGCGAAGAAATCGATCGCGTGATAGGGCTTTCTACGGGGGCGGATGATTATTTAGTTAAACCTTTTAGTCCTAGGGAGTTAACTGCTAGGGTAAGGGCTTTATTACGCCGTAGTTTGCGTCATGGAGTCGCAGCAGAAAATTCTCAAATTTATCGCACCAGACATTTTACCGTAGACTTGGATCAACATTTAGCCACCAGACAAATAAATGCTCAACCAGCCCAGGAGTTAGATTTAACTACCCTCGAATTTAATTTACTAGCAACTTTTATTAGTTATCCTGGGCGAGTTTGGAGTCGCACACAATTGATTGATAAACTTTGGGGTAATGACTTTTTTGGTGATGATCGAGTAGTTGATACCCATATTAGAAGGTTGCGTAAGAAAATTGAGCCTGATACTACTAACCCAACCTTTATTAAAACTGTTGTTGGAGTTGGTTATAAGTTTGAGGACGAGAATATTTAA
- a CDS encoding GAF sensor signal transduction histidine kinase gives MPKTMQDTLGVDEIKNSILQLILESSNSMTLLSELAMLIGNWLLAETCMVFSTINFENIDTIGYWQSAKVTLPPTVKSQIVQQLSNLELNDHGSSSRLSDVTRSSGFSPLDHLLQTLLPNKISLAVTTKYQGQINGLILLLRSQSSEWTHSERELLSNISNSMAIAFSQVQLQQQAQIKARYQSLLKHLSREISQSTHPQSLFHTCLAKICTTLKVDRGMLLMLKYQNPLMAKARRPQVIKGTVKIAAYWSLKAENLTAQEELAFNLHDSDLCQQAWQNAPECLSCDSNTPFPDLITSKLPTLVESRGSALLMIPLMGKKNGEKDNAVVLGFLVCQQNSPRCWSEDELDLIDWISVQMSTAIIHHQTLNQVQSIVDERTAQLKSSLDVQAKLSAKMRQHIEQLQKLNQLKDDFMNSMSHELKTPLTSMKMAIKMLRQAEISPAMREKYLNILEQEWNREYGLIKDLLTLQEVESGKLTYSPQELDLNTAIERMAGSFRNKWQSEKGLLLNTSISQTSLKINTDPESLEHILNELLLNAGKYADPNTTIELSVISQVSFKGRDIVITITNEGAGITPEELPYIFDKFRRGQGVTDRAVPGTGLGLTLVKYLVEHLNGTIEVSSDPTFEDETVFITSFVLKLPQFQPTIS, from the coding sequence ATGCCTAAAACTATGCAAGACACATTAGGGGTTGACGAAATAAAGAATAGTATTTTGCAACTTATCCTTGAAAGTTCTAATAGTATGACTCTCCTGTCCGAGTTGGCGATGTTGATCGGCAATTGGCTCTTGGCAGAGACTTGTATGGTGTTTTCTACAATTAATTTTGAAAATATCGATACAATTGGCTATTGGCAGTCAGCTAAAGTTACTTTACCGCCAACGGTGAAAAGCCAAATTGTGCAACAGTTATCAAATTTAGAATTAAATGATCATGGTTCATCATCTAGATTATCAGACGTAACAAGGTCGAGTGGGTTCTCACCTCTAGATCATCTGTTGCAAACACTGTTGCCAAATAAAATATCACTAGCAGTTACCACAAAATATCAGGGTCAAATTAACGGTTTGATTTTGCTGCTAAGATCCCAGTCTTCTGAGTGGACTCACTCAGAACGTGAATTATTGTCAAATATATCAAATTCCATGGCGATCGCATTCTCTCAGGTACAACTCCAACAACAGGCTCAAATTAAAGCTAGATATCAATCCCTGCTTAAACATCTAAGTCGAGAAATTAGTCAAAGTACTCACCCTCAATCTCTCTTTCATACCTGTCTTGCCAAAATTTGTACTACTCTCAAGGTGGATCGGGGGATGCTATTGATGCTGAAGTATCAGAATCCTTTGATGGCTAAAGCACGTCGACCACAAGTAATTAAAGGCACAGTAAAAATTGCTGCTTACTGGAGTCTTAAAGCCGAGAATTTGACCGCTCAAGAGGAATTGGCTTTTAATTTACATGATTCTGATTTATGTCAACAAGCTTGGCAAAATGCCCCAGAATGTTTATCTTGCGACTCTAACACTCCTTTTCCTGATTTAATAACTTCAAAGCTTCCTACTCTGGTTGAGTCTCGTGGTTCTGCTTTATTGATGATCCCCCTAATGGGTAAAAAAAATGGTGAAAAGGATAATGCAGTTGTCTTAGGTTTTTTGGTTTGTCAGCAAAATTCACCTCGTTGTTGGTCTGAAGATGAGCTTGATTTGATTGATTGGATTAGTGTTCAAATGAGTACCGCTATTATTCATCATCAAACTTTAAATCAGGTGCAATCAATTGTTGATGAACGTACTGCTCAATTGAAATCTAGTCTTGATGTACAGGCGAAACTATCGGCAAAAATGCGCCAACATATTGAACAGCTACAGAAATTAAATCAGTTAAAGGATGACTTTATGAATAGTATGAGTCATGAGTTGAAAACGCCTTTAACCAGTATGAAAATGGCAATTAAAATGTTGCGTCAAGCTGAAATTTCTCCTGCTATGCGTGAGAAGTATTTAAATATTCTCGAACAGGAATGGAATCGGGAATATGGTTTGATTAAGGATTTATTAACTTTACAAGAAGTTGAGTCGGGAAAGCTTACTTATAGTCCTCAAGAATTGGATTTGAATACAGCTATTGAGCGGATGGCTGGTTCTTTTAGGAATAAATGGCAAAGTGAAAAGGGATTGTTGTTAAATACTTCTATTTCTCAAACTAGTTTAAAAATTAATACGGATCCTGAAAGTTTGGAGCATATTCTCAATGAATTGCTATTAAATGCAGGTAAATATGCTGATCCTAATACTACAATTGAGTTATCTGTAATCAGCCAAGTAAGTTTTAAAGGTAGAGATATTGTCATCACCATCACTAATGAGGGTGCAGGTATTACTCCCGAAGAACTTCCTTATATCTTTGATAAATTCCGTCGTGGTCAAGGAGTGACTGATCGGGCTGTACCTGGAACTGGTCTAGGTCTTACTTTGGTTAAGTATTTAGTTGAACATCTCAACGGTACTATTGAAGTGAGTAGTGACCCGACGTTTGAAGATGAAACTGTTTTCATAACTAGTTTTGTGCTTAAATTACCTCAATTTCAACCAACTATTAGTTAG
- a CDS encoding O-antigen polymerase has protein sequence MRLTSAKSTLDWLWLVCSVSVLVLPLFPLMGAVGLLLVSIKVCQVYYRQIIANRLNQALGILAVILIISSSLAEDSQSAWLGLANFLPFFWLFINLRMLISKRIELRQLSWLLILPSLPIVILGLGQLFAAWQTIPLIELILGWELVPQGVPTGRMSAVFIYTNFLAIYLAIAFCLGLGLWLDTWQQQPSTKRLYLLLLLTLILCADLIGLILTSSRNAWGLAVISFMAYAVYLGWRWLIYAVTSATTVIAWASFAPDLGGRQLRQIVPAYFWARLSDQMYQRPVETLRITQWQFCWNLIQSRPWFGWGLRNFTPLYEAKTGFWFGHPHNLFLMLGAEAGIFATLLLLAIIGSIIIQAVKLLNTWSDQQSHLLFFSYLVAFCGCILFNLADVTIFDFRVNTISWVLLSAISGVVTAKLPKA, from the coding sequence ATGAGGTTAACGAGCGCAAAAAGTACCTTAGATTGGCTTTGGTTAGTTTGCAGTGTTAGTGTTCTAGTGCTGCCTCTTTTTCCTTTGATGGGGGCAGTAGGACTTTTACTAGTCAGTATAAAAGTTTGCCAAGTTTATTATCGACAAATTATTGCTAATCGTCTTAATCAGGCATTGGGAATTTTAGCGGTCATTTTAATTATCAGTTCAAGTTTAGCAGAGGACTCCCAATCTGCTTGGTTAGGGTTAGCTAATTTTCTGCCTTTTTTTTGGCTCTTTATTAACCTGAGAATGCTAATCTCAAAGCGTATTGAGCTAAGACAGTTATCTTGGTTATTAATACTGCCTTCCCTACCAATTGTGATTTTAGGTTTAGGGCAATTATTCGCTGCTTGGCAAACAATACCATTAATAGAGTTGATTCTGGGGTGGGAATTAGTCCCCCAGGGAGTGCCAACGGGCAGAATGTCCGCAGTATTTATCTATACTAACTTTTTAGCTATTTATCTGGCGATCGCTTTTTGTTTGGGTTTGGGTTTATGGTTGGATACTTGGCAACAGCAACCATCTACTAAGCGACTTTATCTCTTACTCTTACTTACCTTAATCCTTTGTGCAGATCTCATCGGTTTAATACTAACAAGCTCCCGTAATGCTTGGGGTTTAGCAGTCATTAGTTTTATGGCTTATGCCGTTTATCTGGGTTGGCGTTGGTTAATCTATGCAGTCACTTCAGCTACCACTGTAATTGCTTGGGCATCTTTTGCCCCCGACTTGGGAGGTAGACAGTTAAGGCAAATTGTCCCTGCTTATTTTTGGGCAAGGTTATCGGATCAAATGTATCAACGTCCTGTAGAAACGTTACGCATTACTCAATGGCAATTTTGCTGGAATTTAATTCAGAGTCGTCCTTGGTTTGGTTGGGGTTTACGTAACTTCACTCCCTTGTATGAAGCTAAAACGGGCTTTTGGTTTGGACATCCCCATAATTTGTTTTTGATGTTAGGTGCAGAAGCAGGGATTTTTGCTACTTTATTGCTATTAGCTATTATCGGCTCAATTATCATTCAAGCAGTTAAGCTATTAAATACTTGGTCGGATCAGCAATCACATTTACTTTTTTTTAGTTATTTAGTCGCTTTCTGTGGTTGTATTCTCTTCAATTTAGCGGATGTAACTATATTCGATTTTAGAGTCAATACTATAAGTTGGGTACTGCTTTCTGCTATTAGTGGTGTAGTGACAGCAAAATTACCTAAAGCTTAA
- a CDS encoding ribosomal large subunit pseudouridine synthase E: protein MKYILFYKPYGVLCQFTDDGSEIKRATLKDYIPITGVYPVGRLDLDSEGLVLLTDNGQLQHRLADPKFAHPRTYYVQVEGICDRTALNKLSNGVTIKDYRTRKAQVHLLNSDPDLPPRIPPIRFRQTIPTCWLEMTLTEGRNRQVRRMTAAVGFPTLRLVRVALGNKSQQITLSGLQPGQWRKLTTEEVDMLIKFK, encoded by the coding sequence ATGAAATATATCTTGTTTTACAAACCTTATGGGGTATTGTGTCAATTTACCGATGATGGAAGTGAAATTAAACGTGCAACTCTCAAAGATTATATTCCCATTACTGGAGTATATCCTGTGGGAAGATTAGATTTAGATAGCGAAGGATTAGTATTATTAACGGATAATGGACAACTACAACATCGATTAGCAGATCCCAAATTTGCCCATCCTCGTACATATTATGTGCAGGTAGAAGGCATCTGCGATCGCACGGCTTTAAATAAACTAAGCAACGGGGTTACTATTAAAGATTATCGTACTCGTAAAGCTCAAGTCCATCTATTAAATTCTGATCCTGATCTACCCCCCAGAATTCCTCCTATTCGTTTTCGCCAAACTATCCCTACTTGTTGGTTAGAAATGACTCTAACTGAAGGACGTAACCGCCAGGTAAGAAGAATGACTGCTGCGGTTGGGTTTCCTACTTTAAGATTAGTTAGAGTTGCTTTAGGTAATAAGTCTCAACAAATAACTTTATCTGGTTTGCAACCTGGTCAATGGCGTAAATTAACTACTGAGGAAGTAGATATGTTAATTAAATTTAAGTGA
- a CDS encoding thiamine monophosphate kinase — protein sequence MNNEPLLVKDLGEQGLLEIIQQFCPQDVVGDDAAILDIEPGKSLVVTTDVLVDGVHFSDRTTTAYDVGWRATAANLSDLAAMGATPIGITIGLSLPKNLPVSWVENLYQGIDAILRIYGGAIVGGDVCRSDVISVAITALGEVDPNRAIRRSIAQPGDVLVITGLHGLSRGGLALLQDPSLGDKLLPNERAQLIEAHQRPRPRLDVLPYLAKIPSEIAIAGMDSSDGLASAIAQICRDSHVGAVIEQDKLTIFSGLSKLVGRETAWEWLLYGGEDFELVLSLPPKLATTLVQELGQNASIIGKITKSCDIHFVTPNNTYLEETLNLTKGFGHF from the coding sequence ATGAATAATGAACCTCTTCTGGTAAAAGATTTAGGTGAACAGGGTTTATTAGAAATAATTCAGCAATTCTGTCCTCAAGATGTTGTGGGGGATGATGCAGCAATTTTAGATATCGAACCTGGTAAATCTTTAGTTGTTACTACTGATGTTTTGGTTGACGGGGTTCATTTTAGCGATCGCACTACCACGGCTTATGATGTTGGTTGGCGAGCTACTGCTGCTAATTTATCTGATTTGGCAGCTATGGGGGCTACCCCGATAGGCATTACTATTGGTTTGTCTTTACCTAAAAATCTCCCAGTTAGTTGGGTCGAAAATCTCTATCAAGGGATAGATGCCATTCTTAGAATTTATGGCGGGGCAATAGTAGGGGGAGATGTATGTCGTTCGGATGTAATTAGTGTGGCAATTACCGCTTTAGGTGAAGTTGACCCAAATAGAGCAATTCGGCGATCTATTGCTCAACCAGGAGATGTTCTAGTGATCACAGGTTTACACGGACTATCTAGGGGGGGATTAGCACTATTACAAGATCCTAGTTTAGGAGATAAATTGTTGCCCAATGAGCGCGCCCAATTAATAGAAGCTCATCAAAGACCTCGCCCAAGATTAGATGTTTTGCCATATCTAGCTAAAATCCCTTCAGAAATTGCGATCGCAGGTATGGATAGTAGTGATGGTTTAGCAAGTGCGATCGCTCAAATTTGTCGTGATAGTCATGTAGGTGCAGTCATAGAACAAGATAAGTTAACAATTTTTTCTGGGTTGAGCAAACTAGTAGGAAGAGAGACAGCCTGGGAATGGTTACTTTATGGGGGGGAAGATTTTGAATTAGTATTATCTCTACCTCCAAAGTTGGCGACTACATTAGTGCAAGAGTTGGGACAAAATGCCTCAATTATTGGCAAAATAACTAAAAGTTGCGATATTCATTTCGTCACCCCAAATAATACCTACCTTGAAGAAACATTAAATCTAACTAAAGGATTTGGACATTTTTAG
- a CDS encoding outer membrane efflux protein yields the protein MVKNNQMIQAIGISTAIVISNISLATALETPNSAIKNNYPSTLINSDGNKIAQTPETTQNNTVDIIKPPIQPIPNTEDLNSSPNPLSFPTQADEVEVGTQQPITLEQAIAITLKNNKDIEEARIQVERTQDQLTEAKSALFPTVDLSGGLNYSNSALFDSTTEQLIDERVAGIIENNPNVSEADARQSVEDQLTNTSSGSLTFNTDVSLNYNIYDGGQRNARIRTAEKQLRTNELELERVVEQARFETSRDYYNLQNSDAQVKIEEAAVEDASQTLKDAQLLEKAGLGTRFDVLRAEVELSQAQQRLTTATANQGIARRQLAETLSVSHSTDLSTADAIEKVGTWELSLPQTIVQAFKNRAELEQLLLQREIGEEQRTIALSQRRPTVSAAATYGLNDDLEDDFDPTDQYRLGLQAQWRIFDAGAAKARAQQAEKDSQLAETRFANQRNQIRFQVEQAYFGLEANRTNIDTATKEVQLAEESLRLARLRFQAGVGTQTDVIDAQTQLTTARGNLLSSIIEYNQSYNQLQREVSNFPDNGLQDLP from the coding sequence GTGGTTAAGAACAATCAAATGATTCAAGCGATAGGGATTAGTACAGCTATCGTCATTAGCAATATCAGTCTAGCTACTGCTTTAGAAACACCCAATTCTGCTATTAAAAATAATTATCCAAGTACGCTTATCAATTCCGATGGGAATAAAATCGCCCAGACACCAGAAACAACTCAAAATAATACGGTTGATATTATTAAACCTCCTATTCAACCAATTCCCAATACTGAAGATTTAAATTCCAGTCCCAACCCCCTATCATTCCCCACACAAGCGGATGAAGTCGAAGTAGGGACACAGCAACCAATTACTTTAGAGCAAGCGATCGCTATAACCCTCAAAAATAACAAAGACATAGAAGAGGCAAGAATCCAAGTTGAGCGAACCCAAGATCAATTGACGGAGGCAAAATCTGCCCTATTTCCCACTGTAGATCTTAGTGGTGGGTTGAATTATAGTAATTCCGCTCTATTCGATAGTACTACTGAGCAGCTAATTGATGAAAGAGTAGCAGGAATTATTGAGAATAATCCTAATGTTTCCGAAGCAGATGCCAGGCAGTCGGTAGAGGATCAATTAACTAATACTTCATCTGGTAGTTTAACTTTTAATACCGACGTTAGTCTCAATTACAATATCTACGATGGTGGTCAAAGAAATGCCAGAATTCGCACCGCCGAAAAGCAGTTACGCACCAATGAATTGGAATTGGAAAGAGTTGTTGAACAGGCGCGCTTTGAAACTTCTAGAGATTACTACAATCTACAAAATAGTGATGCCCAGGTAAAAATTGAAGAGGCTGCGGTGGAAGATGCCTCTCAAACCCTTAAAGATGCCCAACTATTAGAAAAGGCTGGTTTGGGTACAAGATTTGATGTATTACGGGCTGAGGTGGAATTATCTCAAGCACAGCAACGTTTAACTACCGCAACCGCTAATCAAGGTATTGCGCGCCGACAGTTGGCAGAAACCCTAAGTGTCTCCCACAGTACTGATTTATCTACCGCCGATGCCATAGAAAAAGTTGGTACATGGGAACTATCTCTACCTCAAACCATTGTACAAGCTTTTAAAAATCGAGCGGAATTAGAGCAATTATTATTACAACGAGAAATTGGCGAAGAACAAAGAACTATTGCCTTATCCCAGCGTCGCCCTACCGTTAGTGCTGCTGCGACTTACGGACTAAACGATGATTTAGAAGATGATTTTGATCCAACAGATCAATATCGATTAGGTTTACAAGCACAATGGCGAATCTTTGACGCAGGGGCTGCTAAGGCTAGGGCGCAACAAGCGGAAAAAGACTCTCAACTAGCCGAGACACGTTTTGCTAACCAGCGCAATCAAATTCGCTTTCAGGTAGAACAAGCTTATTTTGGTTTAGAGGCAAATAGAACCAATATTGATACCGCCACTAAAGAGGTACAACTAGCCGAAGAAAGTTTGCGTTTAGCTAGATTACGTTTCCAGGCTGGAGTTGGTACTCAAACTGATGTAATTGATGCTCAGACACAGTTAACTACCGCCCGTGGTAATTTGCTATCTTCGATTATTGAATACAATCAGTCCTATAATCAGTTACAAAGAGAAGTTTCTAATTTTCCTGATAATGGGCTGCAAGATTTACCGTAA
- a CDS encoding peptidyl-prolyl cis-trans isomerase, translating to MMNTPKIPVRWGKSWLTNRVLTTLLTFVILTTTWLGWQLPARAVLAQGDAVTDPRAILRYSLPIDNDAVRKLQKSLEDISNQLRGKRWKTISRDLKDANYILTSRRDQLLATIPDERQAQAESIIDQLVSGIQKLTTVVEAKDKEVVYESRQELLTLVGDLEQLMVVGFPFEVPAEYSNLPQLLGRATVAMETNKGDLEIVVDGYSAPVNGGNFVDLVQRGFYDGLDFNRAEEFYILQAGDPPGKEDGFIDPKTKQYRAIPIEVLVKGDDLPVYGETLEELGRYLDEPAIPFNAYGAVALARPADDANGGSSQFFFFKFDTEMTPPGYNLMDGRYSVFGYLVKGKEVLEELTAGDKIISAKVIDGIDNLKQP from the coding sequence ATGATGAACACACCTAAGATACCTGTTCGGTGGGGTAAGTCCTGGTTAACTAATCGCGTTTTAACCACTTTACTAACTTTTGTAATTTTGACTACCACTTGGCTAGGCTGGCAATTACCAGCAAGGGCGGTTTTGGCTCAGGGGGATGCTGTTACTGATCCACGAGCTATTCTTCGATATTCTTTACCTATTGATAATGATGCTGTAAGAAAACTTCAAAAAAGTTTAGAAGATATTTCTAATCAACTACGTGGTAAGCGTTGGAAAACTATTAGTCGTGATCTCAAAGACGCGAATTATATTTTAACTTCTCGTCGTGATCAGCTTTTGGCGACTATCCCTGATGAACGTCAAGCCCAAGCGGAATCTATCATCGATCAATTAGTTAGTGGAATCCAAAAGTTAACTACAGTTGTAGAAGCTAAGGATAAGGAAGTTGTCTATGAATCTAGACAAGAATTACTTACCTTAGTAGGTGACTTGGAGCAATTAATGGTAGTAGGATTTCCTTTTGAAGTACCAGCCGAGTACAGCAATCTGCCTCAACTCCTTGGTCGTGCTACCGTTGCTATGGAAACTAACAAAGGTGATCTAGAAATTGTAGTCGATGGCTATAGTGCGCCTGTTAATGGTGGAAACTTTGTTGATTTGGTACAACGTGGGTTCTACGATGGCTTGGATTTCAACCGTGCTGAAGAGTTTTATATTTTGCAAGCAGGCGATCCCCCAGGGAAAGAAGATGGTTTTATCGATCCTAAAACTAAGCAATATCGCGCCATTCCTATAGAGGTATTGGTTAAAGGAGATGATCTACCTGTTTATGGTGAAACTTTGGAGGAATTGGGGCGTTATTTAGACGAACCTGCTATTCCTTTTAATGCTTATGGTGCAGTGGCTTTGGCTCGTCCTGCTGATGATGCTAATGGTGGCTCTTCTCAGTTTTTCTTCTTTAAGTTTGATACTGAGATGACTCCCCCAGGTTACAACCTGATGGATGGACGTTATTCTGTCTTTGGTTATTTGGTTAAAGGTAAAGAAGTTTTGGAGGAATTAACCGCAGGGGATAAAATTATTTCCGCCAAGGTAATTGATGGTATTGATAATTTGAAACAACCTTAA
- a CDS encoding ABC-1 domain-containing protein — translation MKWQNNNKLARRKSSLNLGGYPYSPFFRQAKIFTITGKFLFSLWWDNLTGNNSPRRRHYLAKWLVRNILSLGPTFIKIGQALSTRADLIPIEYIQEFSQLQDRVPSFSSDLAIAVIEQELGKPITQLFAEFQPRAIAAASLGQVHKARLHTGEEVVIKVQRPGLYKLFNLDFEILHRLVRWLNRLIKDLRKFNLEAIYREFFELLYLEIDYIHEGKNADRFRSNFKNYQRVAVPKIYWQYTTSKILTLEYLPGIKIDDRLALEASKIDTQEVIQLGITCYLKQLLEDGFFQSDPHPGNMAVSQRGDIIFYDFGTMAEVKTIAKDQMIKTFFAVLKKDTEEVVETLIYMGLIEPVADMTPVKRMIAFMLEEFRDKPVDVRAFEQITDEIYSIFEQQPFRLPPQMTFIVKSLTTLDGIARALDPQYNLLAAAQPFLKQIAFSQQQGSMLAILAKQTKDFVQYKFKQPNRTQLSIMRLESRLDLGELQVKVKATESERSLKQIQLGIKSLIYTCLSGFSLLSGSVLLVGQLKGVAIALFCFASFWFILLLRSLMNMAVSEKMFKMSQNK, via the coding sequence ATGAAATGGCAAAATAACAACAAGCTAGCACGAAGAAAATCATCTTTAAATCTTGGAGGGTATCCTTATTCGCCATTTTTTCGTCAAGCTAAAATTTTTACTATTACTGGTAAATTTTTATTTTCGTTGTGGTGGGATAATTTAACGGGTAATAATTCGCCTCGACGTAGACATTATTTAGCTAAATGGTTGGTTAGAAATATTCTTAGTTTAGGACCAACTTTTATTAAAATTGGACAGGCTTTATCTACCCGTGCTGATTTAATTCCCATTGAATATATTCAAGAATTTAGTCAATTACAAGACAGAGTACCTTCCTTTAGTTCAGATTTGGCGATCGCAGTTATTGAACAGGAATTAGGTAAACCCATTACTCAACTTTTTGCTGAATTTCAGCCAAGAGCGATCGCTGCAGCTAGTTTGGGTCAAGTTCATAAAGCCCGACTCCATACAGGCGAAGAGGTGGTAATTAAAGTTCAGCGTCCTGGATTATACAAGTTATTTAATCTGGATTTTGAAATTCTACACCGTTTAGTTAGATGGCTCAATCGTTTAATTAAAGATTTAAGAAAATTTAATTTAGAAGCAATTTATCGCGAATTTTTTGAATTATTATATTTAGAAATTGATTATATTCACGAAGGTAAAAACGCTGATCGCTTCCGTAGTAATTTTAAGAATTATCAGCGCGTTGCTGTTCCTAAAATTTATTGGCAATATACTACTTCTAAGATTCTCACTTTAGAATATTTACCAGGAATTAAAATTGATGATCGTTTGGCTTTAGAGGCAAGTAAAATTGATACTCAAGAAGTAATTCAACTGGGTATTACTTGTTATTTAAAACAACTTTTAGAGGATGGTTTTTTTCAGTCCGATCCTCATCCTGGTAATATGGCAGTAAGTCAAAGAGGAGATATTATTTTTTATGATTTTGGCACGATGGCGGAAGTAAAAACCATTGCCAAAGATCAGATGATCAAAACTTTTTTTGCAGTCTTAAAAAAGGACACAGAAGAAGTAGTAGAAACATTAATCTATATGGGGTTAATTGAACCTGTTGCTGATATGACTCCTGTTAAGCGGATGATTGCTTTTATGCTGGAGGAATTTCGCGATAAACCTGTAGATGTTCGAGCTTTTGAGCAAATAACTGACGAAATATATTCTATTTTTGAGCAACAACCATTTCGTCTACCTCCACAAATGACGTTTATTGTTAAATCTTTAACTACTCTCGATGGTATTGCTCGCGCTCTCGATCCTCAATATAATTTATTAGCAGCAGCCCAACCTTTTTTAAAACAAATTGCTTTTTCTCAACAACAAGGTAGTATGTTAGCTATTTTAGCCAAGCAAACTAAGGATTTTGTGCAATATAAATTCAAGCAACCAAATCGGACTCAACTATCAATTATGCGCTTGGAATCTCGCCTAGATTTAGGTGAATTGCAAGTTAAAGTTAAGGCGACAGAAAGTGAGCGATCGCTTAAACAAATTCAGTTAGGAATTAAAAGTTTGATTTATACTTGTTTATCAGGATTTAGTTTATTATCAGGCTCTGTATTATTAGTAGGTCAGTTAAAGGGTGTGGCGATCGCTTTATTTTGTTTCGCTAGTTTTTGGTTTATTTTATTATTACGTTCTTTGATGAATATGGCAGTTAGCGAGAAAATGTTTAAGATGTCACAGAATAAGTAA
- a CDS encoding adenine phosphoribosyltransferase, producing the protein MELKSLIRAIPDFPKPGIVFRDITTLLNNPQGLRHTIDQLTQQCQTANLSPDYIVGMESRGFIFATPLAYQLGVGFVPVRKPGKLPSAVYSATYELEYGSDQLEIHQDAIAPGSKVLIVDDLLATGGTAKATKDLLTQINAEVVGCLFVVELVSLGGREKLGDVPVFSLVEY; encoded by the coding sequence ATGGAACTCAAATCTCTCATTCGCGCTATCCCAGATTTTCCTAAACCAGGAATTGTATTTCGAGATATCACTACATTACTTAACAATCCTCAAGGTTTACGCCATACCATCGACCAACTTACTCAGCAATGTCAAACCGCCAATTTATCACCAGATTACATCGTGGGGATGGAGTCACGGGGTTTTATTTTTGCTACCCCCCTAGCTTATCAATTAGGTGTTGGCTTTGTGCCTGTACGTAAACCAGGTAAACTTCCCTCCGCCGTCTATTCCGCAACTTATGAACTTGAATATGGCAGCGATCAATTAGAAATTCATCAAGACGCGATCGCTCCAGGTTCTAAAGTTTTGATTGTTGATGATCTACTGGCTACAGGTGGGACTGCTAAAGCTACCAAAGACTTACTAACTCAGATTAATGCTGAGGTGGTAGGTTGTCTGTTTGTAGTTGAATTAGTATCCTTGGGTGGCAGAGAGAAGCTTGGTGATGTACCAGTTTTTAGCTTGGTGGAATATTAA